A single region of the Campylobacter sp. MIT 99-7217 genome encodes:
- a CDS encoding HAD-IIA family hydrolase: MFFLDVQGTLLSDKDKSLIEGAKQLIEHLNLKKLPYVIITNNTKKLDFLQILRQKELAIKENAYIDPFFVLSTLMRKLFKAKPYENIAAFGSEPFLQSLENLGFKLDFQSPQALLIASWDGFNFKDFAKMIELAKKGVKVIAMHETSIYKKDGLSYPGVGAIMHMLKYACDLKYEVVGKPSLAFYKEALNLLKKQDERAEFKDITIISDDYKGDLIEAKRLGMKTKLVLSGKLSSSDGLDKSFLDGVYPSVLQILKELECLK, translated from the coding sequence ATGTTTTTCCTAGATGTGCAAGGGACCCTTCTTAGTGATAAAGACAAAAGCTTGATCGAGGGAGCAAAGCAGTTGATTGAGCATTTAAATTTAAAAAAACTCCCTTATGTCATCATCACAAATAACACCAAAAAGCTTGATTTTTTGCAAATTTTAAGGCAAAAAGAACTTGCGATAAAAGAAAATGCTTATATCGATCCCTTTTTTGTTCTAAGTACTCTTATGAGGAAGCTTTTTAAAGCTAAGCCCTATGAAAATATAGCTGCCTTTGGAAGCGAGCCTTTTTTGCAAAGTCTTGAAAATTTAGGCTTTAAGCTTGATTTCCAAAGCCCACAAGCTCTTTTGATAGCTAGCTGGGACGGCTTTAACTTTAAAGATTTTGCCAAGATGATAGAACTAGCCAAAAAAGGCGTCAAAGTCATAGCCATGCATGAAACAAGCATTTATAAAAAGGACGGACTTTCTTACCCCGGAGTTGGTGCTATCATGCACATGCTAAAATATGCTTGTGATTTAAAATACGAGGTCGTGGGGAAGCCAAGCCTTGCTTTTTATAAGGAAGCTTTAAATTTACTTAAAAAGCAAGATGAAAGGGCTGAGTTTAAAGATATTACGATAATTAGCGATGATTATAAGGGCGATTTGATAGAGGCTAAAAGGCTTGGAATGAAAACAAAGCTTGTTTTAAGTGGGAAGTTAAGTAGTAGCGATGGGCTTGATAAGAGCTTTTTAGATGGGGTTTATCCTAGTGTTTTGCAGATTTTAAAGGAGCTTGAATGCCTAAAATAA
- a CDS encoding HNH endonuclease — MKKAFSQLDLIMEFFKANANKDISHPEVVDWLTKEWYKRTGKVFRDPDRGIRSLHQKGYLQKINKGIYRYDPNFVNLREDLEDFTPALKKQILQRDDYKCVICGMGQKEGVELHVDHIKPKDLGGKASLENGQTLCSRHNFLKKNLKQTKTGKKMFIRMLESAKENKENELVAFLEELLSIYEKYNINGHIVWKKDN, encoded by the coding sequence ATGAAAAAAGCTTTTTCTCAGCTTGATTTAATAATGGAGTTTTTTAAAGCAAATGCGAATAAAGATATTTCTCACCCTGAGGTAGTAGATTGGCTAACAAAAGAATGGTATAAAAGAACAGGCAAAGTTTTTAGAGATCCGGATAGAGGTATTAGAAGCTTACATCAAAAGGGTTATTTGCAAAAAATCAACAAAGGAATTTATCGTTATGATCCAAATTTTGTAAATTTAAGAGAGGATTTAGAGGATTTTACACCAGCTTTGAAAAAGCAAATTTTGCAAAGAGATGATTACAAGTGCGTGATTTGTGGTATGGGTCAAAAAGAAGGTGTAGAACTACATGTAGATCATATAAAGCCTAAGGATTTGGGGGGAAAAGCAAGTTTAGAAAATGGTCAAACACTTTGTAGTAGGCATAATTTTTTAAAGAAGAATTTAAAGCAAACAAAAACCGGTAAAAAAATGTTTATAAGAATGCTAGAAAGTGCCAAGGAAAATAAAGAAAATGAGCTTGTAGCTTTTTTAGAAGAGCTTTTAAGCATTTATGAAAAATATAATATTAATGGGCACATAGTATGGAAAAAGGATAATTAA
- a CDS encoding DNA-methyltransferase, translating to MLAQESLKSKEKSLFFTEDKIKIYHANSLDKTLLKEESIDLIVTSPPYNVGIDYSSNDDNLSYDEYLNFTHQWLKNCYFWAKNRARLCLNVPLDKNKGGVQSVGADITQLAKKIGWKYHSTIIWNEGNISRRTAWGSWLSASAPYIIASVELILVLYKEEWKKKIKGVSDISKEEFMAWTNGLWQFNGESKKRIGHPAPFPRELPRRCIKLFSFVGDTVLDPFCGSGTTLLEALSNNRLGIGFELDKDYCKLARKRILDERNLF from the coding sequence ATGCTAGCACAAGAAAGCTTAAAAAGCAAAGAAAAAAGCTTATTTTTTACTGAAGATAAGATCAAAATTTATCATGCAAATTCCTTAGATAAAACTCTTTTGAAAGAAGAAAGTATAGATTTAATTGTTACTTCTCCACCTTATAATGTTGGTATTGACTATAGTTCAAATGATGATAATTTAAGCTACGATGAGTATTTAAATTTCACTCATCAATGGCTTAAAAATTGCTATTTTTGGGCAAAAAATAGGGCTAGACTTTGCCTTAATGTTCCCTTAGATAAAAATAAAGGTGGAGTTCAAAGCGTGGGTGCTGATATTACGCAACTTGCTAAAAAAATAGGTTGGAAATATCATAGCACTATTATTTGGAATGAGGGTAATATCTCACGCCGCACTGCTTGGGGATCTTGGCTTAGTGCTTCAGCTCCTTACATTATAGCCTCTGTAGAGCTTATTTTAGTGCTTTATAAAGAGGAATGGAAGAAAAAAATTAAGGGAGTAAGTGATATAAGCAAGGAAGAATTTATGGCTTGGACGAATGGACTTTGGCAATTTAATGGAGAGTCAAAAAAACGAATAGGTCACCCAGCACCCTTTCCCAGAGAGTTACCAAGACGCTGTATAAAGCTTTTTTCCTTTGTGGGTGATACAGTTTTAGATCCCTTTTGTGGCAGTGGTACTACACTTTTGGAAGCTTTGTCAAATAATCGCTTAGGTATTGGATTTGAACTTGATAAGGATTATTGCAAACTTGCAAGAAAAAGAATTTTAGATGAAAGGAACTTATTTTAA
- the lysA gene encoding diaminopimelate decarboxylase has translation MDYKKLKQQYQTPFYIYDFDEVKQRFFALKEAFKARKAQIFYALKANSNLSLLKMLSELDSGFDCVSKNEIARALKVGAKPYKIIFSGVGKSEDELNFALENNILYINLESYAEMLLLEKIAKNMGKKARISVRVNPNVDAKTHPYISTGLKKDKFGVSIEEAKKIYLYASKAEFLEPVGVHFHIGSQLLNTAPIAEAASIVANLVKELKALKIELKFFDIGGGLGISYEKNEPEPNLYDYAQGILASLKGLDLSIGLEPGRFLVGKAGVLITSVLYEKQNEDKRFIIVDAAMNDLIRPSLYNAYHEIILPYSSGEISPCDVVGGICESGDFFAKDRALPSTKQGDIMLIKNAGAYGFSMSSNYNSRNKVCELALENGKIRLIRKRESFEDQIALELECLKG, from the coding sequence ATGGACTATAAAAAATTAAAACAGCAGTATCAAACTCCTTTTTATATTTATGATTTTGATGAGGTTAAGCAAAGATTTTTTGCCCTAAAAGAAGCTTTTAAAGCAAGAAAAGCTCAAATTTTTTATGCTCTTAAGGCTAATTCAAATTTAAGCCTTTTAAAAATGCTTAGTGAGCTTGATAGTGGCTTTGATTGCGTGAGCAAAAACGAGATAGCAAGGGCCTTAAAGGTGGGCGCAAAGCCTTATAAGATCATTTTTAGCGGGGTAGGAAAAAGCGAAGATGAACTTAATTTTGCCCTAGAAAATAATATTTTATATATAAATTTAGAAAGTTATGCTGAAATGCTCTTGCTTGAAAAAATCGCCAAAAATATGGGCAAAAAAGCAAGAATCAGCGTGCGTGTTAATCCAAATGTAGATGCCAAAACCCACCCTTATATCTCAACAGGGCTTAAAAAGGATAAATTTGGAGTAAGCATTGAGGAGGCTAAAAAGATCTATCTTTATGCTAGTAAGGCTGAGTTTTTAGAGCCTGTGGGTGTGCATTTTCACATAGGCTCTCAGCTTTTAAACACAGCTCCTATAGCTGAGGCTGCTAGCATAGTCGCAAACTTAGTAAAAGAGCTAAAAGCACTTAAAATAGAGCTTAAATTCTTTGACATAGGAGGAGGGCTTGGCATAAGCTATGAAAAAAACGAGCCTGAGCCGAATTTATATGATTACGCGCAGGGGATTTTAGCTTCCTTAAAGGGGCTTGATCTTAGCATAGGACTTGAGCCAGGACGCTTTTTGGTTGGAAAAGCGGGCGTTTTAATCACTTCCGTGCTTTATGAAAAGCAAAATGAGGATAAACGCTTCATCATAGTTGATGCGGCTATGAATGATCTTATCCGTCCTAGTCTTTATAATGCTTATCACGAAATTATTTTGCCCTATTCAAGCGGTGAAATAAGCCCTTGTGATGTGGTGGGTGGAATTTGTGAAAGTGGGGATTTTTTCGCCAAAGATAGAGCTTTGCCAAGCACTAAGCAAGGCGATATCATGCTTATAAAAAATGCCGGAGCTTATGGCTTTTCAATGAGCAGTAATTATAATAGCAGAAATAAAGTTTGCGAACTTGCCCTTGAAAATGGCAAAATAAGGCTCATTAGAAAAAGAGAAAGCTTTGAGGATCAAATTGCCTTAGAGCTTGAGTGTTTAAAAGGGTAA
- a CDS encoding LptF/LptG family permease, protein MQSVFFRFISGIYLKNFFIIFFGLLAFFLSVDLLVNLQNLPSAANLFLLYIVFLACSAIQYILPVALIFALVLSMISIIRSNEFVSFCALGLSKNLIILYPFLWALFFCFIYVALNFTPFAYASSYQKNIVNNAELMRQSDNVFIKYDDSYIYIKSLDPSKNEVLGMKIFSLKDLNISEVIDAKKANFQDSFWLLEDGLSISFPENLELLGKGLEVKEFKNLQALNDFKPKLIESVASKSTYTIMDALDSIIVLQKQGVNIWSVKTELYKLIFAPFFAPFLMLIIYYFFPITARFFNLAFLSFVFFIVVLGIWGLLFLLIRLSEGRVLLPEIGIILPVLLLALTALMSFRKHK, encoded by the coding sequence ATGCAAAGTGTTTTTTTTAGATTTATTTCAGGAATTTATCTTAAGAATTTTTTTATTATTTTTTTTGGATTGCTGGCATTTTTTTTGAGCGTTGATTTGCTCGTTAATCTTCAAAACTTGCCAAGTGCTGCAAATTTATTTTTACTTTATATAGTATTTCTTGCATGCTCAGCCATTCAATACATCTTACCCGTAGCACTTATCTTTGCCTTGGTTTTATCTATGATTTCTATCATTAGAAGCAATGAATTTGTGAGCTTTTGTGCCTTGGGACTGAGTAAAAATTTAATCATTTTATACCCATTTTTATGGGCATTATTTTTTTGTTTTATTTATGTGGCTTTAAATTTTACGCCCTTTGCTTATGCTAGTTCTTATCAAAAAAATATCGTAAATAATGCAGAACTCATGAGACAAAGCGATAATGTTTTTATAAAATATGATGATAGTTATATCTATATCAAAAGCCTTGATCCTTCTAAAAATGAAGTTTTGGGAATGAAAATTTTTTCTCTTAAGGATTTAAATATCAGCGAGGTTATCGATGCTAAAAAAGCTAATTTTCAAGATAGCTTTTGGCTCTTAGAAGATGGCTTAAGTATAAGCTTTCCTGAAAATTTAGAACTTTTAGGCAAAGGACTTGAAGTGAAAGAATTTAAAAATTTACAAGCTTTAAATGATTTTAAACCTAAGCTTATTGAAAGTGTAGCAAGCAAAAGCACATATACGATTATGGATGCTTTAGATAGCATCATTGTCTTACAAAAACAAGGAGTAAATATTTGGAGCGTAAAAACCGAGCTTTATAAACTTATTTTTGCTCCATTTTTTGCGCCTTTTTTAATGCTTATTATTTATTATTTTTTTCCTATCACTGCAAGATTTTTTAATCTTGCTTTTTTAAGCTTTGTATTTTTCATAGTAGTACTTGGAATTTGGGGCTTACTTTTTTTGCTTATAAGACTAAGCGAAGGAAGGGTTTTGCTCCCTGAAATAGGCATTATCCTGCCTGTTTTACTTTTAGCTCTTACAGCCTTAATGAGTTTTCGTAAGCATAAATGA
- the pth gene encoding aminoacyl-tRNA hydrolase, with translation MILVVGLGNLGETYDKTRHNAGFMLLDLFLEKLKKENLSQTPISNAKFKGELVKCGELLLLKPHTFMNASGLSVKAVKDFYKCERMVVLHDDIDLKLGALKFKKGGSSGGHNGLKSIDTLCGNDYERVRIGVGKDQNVIDFVLGKFTKAELEILNPVLAHATNALSALMQSDITQVASKFSLKA, from the coding sequence ATGATCTTAGTCGTAGGACTTGGAAATTTAGGCGAAACTTACGATAAAACCCGCCACAATGCGGGTTTTATGCTTCTTGATTTATTTTTAGAAAAACTCAAAAAAGAAAACCTTTCTCAAACTCCCATTTCAAATGCTAAATTTAAGGGCGAGCTGGTAAAGTGTGGCGAACTTTTGCTTTTAAAACCTCATACTTTTATGAATGCTTCAGGACTTAGTGTCAAGGCGGTTAAGGATTTTTACAAGTGTGAGCGTATGGTGGTTTTGCATGATGATATTGATTTAAAGCTTGGGGCTTTGAAATTTAAAAAAGGTGGCTCAAGCGGTGGTCATAACGGACTTAAAAGCATTGACACGCTTTGTGGAAATGACTATGAGCGCGTTCGCATAGGCGTTGGCAAGGATCAAAATGTGATTGATTTTGTTTTGGGTAAATTCACAAAAGCTGAACTTGAAATTTTAAACCCCGTTTTAGCCCACGCCACAAATGCACTAAGTGCTTTAATGCAAAGCGATATCACTCAAGTTGCTTCTAAATTTAGCCTCAAGGCTTAG
- a CDS encoding 50S ribosomal protein L25/general stress protein Ctc, with translation MLEGIVRESIGRKASKALKRDGYLIANIYGKGLENINAAFKLNDFIKEVRKKTSLIFDVKVGSKTLSVVVVDYQKDPVTAQLKHVDLKVAQKGVLSKYMVPIKITGIAIGLKNKGVLIQSKRRLKVKCVAENLPNFFELDVSKLDVGDALLVRDIVVPNGVSIVEADRVAVVGVEKAR, from the coding sequence ATGTTAGAAGGTATCGTTAGAGAGAGTATCGGTAGAAAGGCTTCTAAGGCTTTAAAAAGAGATGGTTATCTAATCGCAAACATCTATGGCAAAGGGCTTGAAAATATAAACGCAGCCTTTAAGCTTAATGACTTCATCAAAGAAGTGCGAAAAAAAACCAGCCTCATTTTTGATGTTAAGGTGGGTTCAAAAACACTAAGCGTTGTGGTTGTGGATTATCAAAAAGATCCCGTTACAGCACAGCTTAAGCATGTGGATTTAAAAGTAGCACAAAAAGGCGTGCTTTCAAAATACATGGTGCCGATAAAGATCACAGGAATAGCGATAGGCCTTAAAAATAAAGGTGTTTTGATCCAGTCTAAAAGAAGGCTTAAGGTAAAATGTGTGGCTGAAAATTTGCCAAATTTCTTTGAGCTTGATGTAAGCAAACTTGATGTGGGTGATGCCCTACTTGTAAGAGATATCGTCGTTCCTAATGGCGTGAGCATCGTTGAGGCTGATAGAGTCGCTGTTGTAGGCGTAGAAAAAGCGAGATGA